In Crassostrea angulata isolate pt1a10 chromosome 6, ASM2561291v2, whole genome shotgun sequence, a genomic segment contains:
- the LOC128189689 gene encoding protein MMS22-like, translating to MSMMEFEDSEGFHHLISEENMLMTPPRESDSDVLMDIEFSEPYECSTCKNNTAEMRRYLKSVTSESFPQIPHTVELFDQVFIKGHLKQMNRINAFMMMRQWMNVIRSADNTSYGKSKLEFRQDIVKFLEIIKYIIVSDGADGETCEDLMNEVYGVLLYTDRLSDLDRDISDPEEYESCCFHSRLDIYVGILKILHAVEVKSIDSPESSFQRKCVPQNQYRDPGSSFLSMVQLMVWELVTLAKKMYTLASLQDLPTKSPFPCPCVLEVWKHVKMLVDHAHQRNRGEELFYVLLFDIIKRLLQEPDPKDEEIDSDVFECPPGDLFGEDNAEFCLWILVHISKMATAHNTQQNFGQKVVEIISSVLKSCLSKESITEAQLRFLVSMCHDLPTDTRAGILILLWEFFYKKMNSSFSLNTKSIESVRRLCKSAGQQIELCCRISNGESKVDDNSYIRFLCILCQTLQEKGSLSSEWKQMKGRIFSKFHVRRMQELTDTGLHNFFCLFLSLAITADTEDIILRMCKFSDAVLGSEVSSVRVCLLRGLFAAVLLYIQRNISVESLSEKLVSIFNMASIDLGQDELRRYNHWTVVCAYVEHVAEVFERSIDVELSQHLFIGEGFGKLMDTCKTSEVSGLVITLQEILSKFRDIIKRGFVMTAGNSAMYSAVMSNIAPPLRTLCCSQTAPEPCADLLAALCLVSMECKTEDFVSIFNFSTSDSVNKSIASRFLSQVLSVDGFVRRLSEHCSSYDVTLIQAWVASSILVPQTPLRLRDFLQVPAVSEMFTTSGLDPPEDGQIIHFIQAIKKTYDKTTGWKERICLRDKVMQYFVDIHKQIAPVVQALQPVDVLQNVYAVLGYLVKHCAPVLFLQSKPDCPLPNILTALVVPHFMFNADKPPKSAFLNTVGAYLHQFVIGLSKLEYRRATYVNRKLGDIVSIYLPKLWSSSMGPSRQHPLVLSLKSTFVKNPSDTDVAFRHFVLELVCEKFLQFDYQAYNPHQQYAIKYLVEVVKHTTDPKVIESDCRIILYPILKVELLMSSQQSELLLLSVMEAVCLSQRDSNISNICTILSKFIADHKKGHLEALFNLLQKLPPRCGPYISQISSQLQHCLIENESFRGVGRDNTVRSKYYNLMKHFNVGS from the exons ATGAGTATGATGGAATTCGAAGACAGTGAAGGTTTCCACCATCTTATCTCAGAGGAGAACATGCTTATGACACCACCCAGGGAATCAGACTCGG atgtgCTTATGGACATTGAATTTTCAGAGCCTTATGAATGTTctacttgtaaaaataacacGGCTGAAATGAGGAG ATACTTGAAGAGTGTAACCAGCGAGAGTTTTCCACAGATTCCACACACCGTCGAGTTGTTTGACCAGGTGTTCATTAAGGGTCACTTAAAGCAAATGAACAGGATAAATGCTTTTATGATGATGAG ACAATGGATGAATGTCATTAGGAGTGCTGATAATACGAGTT atggaAAGAGCAAGCTTGAATTCCGTCAGGACATTGTGAAATTTTTGGAGATTATCAAATACATCATTGTAAG TGATGGTGCAGATGGAGAGACCTGTGAAGACCTAATGAACGAAGTGTATGGTGTCCTTCTCTACACCGATAGGTTATCAGACCTGGACCGAGACATA tctGATCCTGAAGAATACGAGAGTTGTTGTTTTCATAGTCGACTAGATATTTATGTTGGCATTCTTAAAATTCTGCATGCTGTAGAGGTCAAATCAATAG ATTCCCCAGAGAGCAGCTTCCAGAGGAAATGTGTTCCACAGAACCAGTACAGGGACCCTGGATCAAGTTTCCTGTCCATGGTGCAATTGATGGTTTGGGAGCTGGTGACACTGGCCAAGAAGATGTATACTCTG GCTTCTCTTCAAGATCTGCCGACCAAGTCTCCGTTCCCCTGTCCCTGTGTTTTAGAGGTGTGGAAACATGTCAAAATGTTGGTGGATCACGCCCATCAGAGGAACCGCGGGGAAGAG TTGTTCTACGTGCTTCTTTTTGACATTATCAAAAGGCTTCTTCAAGAACCAGACCCTAAAGATG AGGAGATTGACTCTGATGTTTTTGAGTGCCCGCCTGGGGATCTCTTTGGAGAAGACAATGCAGAATTCTGTCTGTGGATTCTTGTTCACATCTCAAAAATGGCAACAGCTCACAACACACAGCAG aattTTGGTCAAAAAGTTGTGGAGATAATATCATCTGTACTTAAATCATGTTTGTCAAAA GAGAGTATTACAGAGGCCCAGCTTCGTTTTTTGGTCAGTATGTGTCATGATCTGCCCACAGATACAAGGGCAGGAATCCTGATTCTTCTGTGGGAGTTCTTCTACAAGAAGATG aaCAGCAGTTTTTCTTTGAATACCAAGAGTATTGAATCAGTCCGAAGACTTTG TAAAAGTGCAGGCCAACAGATAGAACTGTGTTGCAGAATCAGCAATGGTGAAAG TAAGGTGGACGACAATAGTTACATCAGGTTTCTTTGTATTCTTTGTCAAACTCTGCAGGAGAAAGGGAGTCTGTCATCAGAATGGAAACAGATGAAGGGAAG gatattttcaaaattccatGTCCGTCGTATGCAAGAACTTACAGACACAGGTTTACACAACTTCTTCTGCCTTTTTTTGAGCTTGGCCATTACAGCAGACACAGAAGATATA ATTTTAAGGATGTGCAAGTTCAGTGACGCGGTCCTGGGTAGTGAAGTCTCCTCTGTCAGGGTCTGTCTCCTGAGGGGACTCTTTGCTGCTGTCTTGTTGTATATACAGAGAAACATCAGTGTGGAAAGTTTGTCAGAAAAGTTGGTCAGCATCTTCAATATGGCTTCCAT AGACCTAGGTCAGGATGAATTGAGGCGTTACAATCATTGGACTGTGGTGTGTGCTTATGTAGAGCATGTTGCAGAAGTTTTTGAAAGAAGCATTGATGTGGAACTGTCTCAGCATTTATTTATTG GGGAGGGATTTGGAAAACTGATGGACACCTGTAAAACTTCTGAAGTCAGTGGCTTGGTCATCACATTGCAGGAAATTCTCTCCAAGTTTAG agatATTATAAAAAGAGGCTTCGTCATGACAGCAGGAAATTCAG CGATGTATTCCGCAGTGATGTCCAACATTGCCCCGCCCCTGAGGACACTCTGTTGCAGTCAGACAGCCCCAGAACCATGTGCTGACCTCCTGGCAGCTTTGTGCTTAGTGTCAATGGAATG TAAAACAGAAGACTTTGTCAGCATCTTTAACTTCTCCACCAGTGATTCAGTAAACAAGAG CATCGCCAGTCGCTTTCTGTCCCAAGTTCTCTCCGTGGATGGATTTGTACGGAGGTTGTCGGAGCACTGCTCGTCTTATGATGTAACCCTGATTCAGGCCTGGGTCGCGTCCTCCATACTGGTCCCCCAAACTCCCCTCAGACTCAG AGACTTTCTCCAAGTCCCCGCGGTGAGTGAGATGTTTACAACCAGTGGTCTGGATCCTCCAGAAGACGGACAGATCATTCACTTTATACAGGCAATCAAGAAAACTTATGATAAAACCACG GGCTGGAAAGAGAGGATATGTCTGAGGGATAAAGTGATGCAGTATTTTGTGGACATTCACAAACAGATAGCTCCTGTGGTGCAGGCCCTTCAACCAGTCGATGTCCTGCAGAATGTATACGCTGTACTGGGGTACCTAGTGAAGCACTGTGCCCCTGTCTTATTTCTTCAG TCAAAACCAGACTGCCCCCTCCCCAACATACTGACAGCTCTAGTTGTCCCACACTTCATGTTCAATGCAGACAAACCTCCTAAATCAGCCTTCCTCAACACTGTAGGTGCATACCTGCACCAG TTTGTGATCGGCCTCTCCAAGCTTGAATACAGGCGGGCCACTTATGTCAACAGAAAGCTGGGAGATATTGTTTCCATTTATCTACCAAAGCTCTGG AGTTCCTCCATGGGTCCTTCAAGGCAACATCCACTTGTG ttgTCCTTAAAATCCACGTTCGTAAAGAATCCTTCAGATACAGATGTTGCCTTCAGACATTTTGTGTTGGAACTTGTGTGTGAAAAATTCTTGCAGTTTGATTATCAGGCATACAACCCTCACCAGCAATAT GCCATCAAATATCTGGTGGAAGTGGTCAAGCACACAACAGACCCAAAAGTTATTGAGAG tgacTGTAGAATTATTCTGTACCCTATCCTGAAAGTGGAGCTACTGATGTCTTCCCAGCAATCTGAGCTTCTACTCCTGAGTGTGATGGAGGCTGTGTGTCTAAGTCAGAGGGACTCaaacat aTCAAACATTTGTACGATTTTGTCCAAATTCATTGCTGATCATAAGAAGGGTCATCTGGAGGCTTTATTCAACCTGCTACAGAAATTACCCCCTAGATGTGGCCCCTACATTTCACAGATTAGCTCTCAACTACAGCATTGTTTGATAGAAAACGAGTCATTTAGAGGGGTGGGGAGGGATAATACTGTCAG GTCCAAGTATTATAATTTGATGAAGCATTTCAATGTGGGATCCTAA